One genomic window of Staphylococcus hsinchuensis includes the following:
- the cspA gene encoding cold shock protein CspA has protein sequence MKQGTVKWFNAEKGFGFIEVEGENDVFVHFSAINQEGYKSLEEGQSVEFEVVEGDRGPQAANVAKL, from the coding sequence ATGAAACAAGGTACAGTAAAATGGTTTAACGCTGAAAAAGGTTTTGGTTTTATCGAAGTTGAAGGAGAAAACGACGTATTCGTACACTTCTCAGCTATTAACCAAGAAGGTTACAAATCATTAGAAGAAGGTCAATCAGTAGAATTTGAAGTAGTTGAAGGCGACCGCGGTCCTCAAGCTGCAAACGTTGCTAAACTATAA